In Rutidosis leptorrhynchoides isolate AG116_Rl617_1_P2 chromosome 2, CSIRO_AGI_Rlap_v1, whole genome shotgun sequence, one genomic interval encodes:
- the LOC139892740 gene encoding protein TIFY 10A-like translates to MSAAKHHISGTGDGNSPAEKSKFVNRLSSYLKEKGNIRDINFGINSKFVPNPNPNPNTDASRSSHKVTIDERSSKTKRLGEKSADSVPEYIILDSSSELDDCTIKGSCSEAVTKPKTAQMTIFYGGQVVVIDDVSEDRVKDLIQMVKNSEPSNRIENEISETKESVKGKGKDSSDLPIARRASLHKFLAKRKDRATVRPAPYPQVQHNQSPGGSSSGKEHSFDLNM, encoded by the exons ATGTCGGCGGCTAAACATCATATTTCCGGCACCGGCGACGGAAATTCGCCAGCAGAAAAATCAAAGTTTGTTAACCGGTTGAGCTCATATCTTAAAGAAAAAGGAAATATTCGAGATATTAATTTCGGAATCAATTCGAAATTTGTtcctaatcctaatcctaatcctaataCAG ATGCATCGAGATCTTCTCATAAAGTAACGATAGATGAGCGGTCAAGCAAGACGAAAAGATTGGGCGAGAAATCGGCTGATAGTGTTCCAGAATATATCATTTTAGATTCATCAAGTGAGTTAGATGATTGTACAATTAAAGGTAGTTGTAGTGAAGCTGTTACGAAACCTAAAACCGCGCAAATGACTATTTTTTACGGAGGACAAGTGGTGGTTATAGATGACGTGTCAGAAGATAGAGTCAAAGATTTGATACAAATGGTCAAAAATAGTGAACCTAGTAATCGAATTGAGAATGAAATCAGTGAAACAAAAGAATCGGTTAAAGGAAAGGGAAAGGATTCTTCTGATTTGCCAATTGCGAGAAGAGCATCGTTGCATAAATTTTTGGCTAAGAGAAAAGACCGGGCGACGGTGCGACCCGCACCGTATCCTCAAGTGCAACATAACCAGTCACCCGGTGGTTCGTCATCAGGAAAGGAGCATAGTTTTGATCTTAATATGtaa